A single window of Streptomyces aquilus DNA harbors:
- a CDS encoding RidA family protein, whose amino-acid sequence MTERRAILSGSTFEEHIGYARAVVDGDWVHVSGTTGFDYATMTISDDVVVQAEQCLRNIEAALAEAKCTFADVVRVRYLLPDREDFEPCWPVLRRCFGDVRPAATMLVCGLADPRMKIEIEVYARRNSESSDASDRP is encoded by the coding sequence ATGACAGAGCGACGCGCGATCCTCAGCGGCTCGACCTTCGAGGAGCACATCGGCTATGCCCGTGCCGTGGTCGACGGTGACTGGGTGCATGTGTCCGGGACGACCGGCTTCGACTACGCCACCATGACGATCTCCGACGACGTGGTGGTGCAGGCCGAGCAGTGTCTGCGCAACATCGAGGCCGCGCTGGCCGAGGCGAAGTGCACCTTCGCCGACGTGGTGCGGGTGCGCTACCTACTGCCCGACCGTGAGGACTTCGAGCCCTGCTGGCCGGTCCTGCGCCGCTGCTTCGGCGACGTCCGGCCGGCCGCCACGATGCTCGTGTGCGGCCTCGCGGACCCCCGCATGAAGATCGAGATAGAGGTGTATGCGCGGCGCAACAGCGAGTCATCCGACGCGTCGGACAGGCCCTAG
- a CDS encoding alpha/beta fold hydrolase, whose amino-acid sequence MGEWQLTRTYRSTSGEVRWDSLGEPGRPPVVLNHGTPFSSYVWRAVARALARRHQVFVWDMPGYGSSRMTAGQDVSLAAQGRVFTELLAHWGLDEPRVVAHDFGGAVSLRAHLLHGARYHSLVLVDPVALAPWGSPFFRLVGKSSDVFEQLPPALHRALVREYVTSASSPGLHPAVLDRLVQPWLGDEGQAAFYRQIAQADQAHTDEIEDRYGEIAIPTLICWGEDDTWIPAAKGHELAARVPGARLELIPGAGHLVQEDAPAELTAALRDFLD is encoded by the coding sequence GTGGGTGAGTGGCAGCTGACCAGGACGTACCGCAGCACGTCGGGGGAGGTCCGCTGGGACAGCCTCGGCGAACCCGGCCGCCCGCCGGTCGTCCTCAACCACGGCACGCCCTTCTCCTCGTACGTGTGGCGTGCCGTGGCCCGCGCGCTCGCCCGCCGCCACCAGGTGTTCGTGTGGGACATGCCCGGCTACGGCAGCTCGCGGATGACCGCGGGACAGGACGTCTCCCTGGCGGCTCAGGGAAGGGTCTTCACCGAACTCCTGGCGCACTGGGGACTGGACGAACCCCGGGTGGTGGCCCACGACTTCGGCGGTGCGGTGTCCCTGCGCGCCCATCTGCTGCACGGCGCCCGCTACCACTCGCTGGTGTTGGTCGACCCGGTGGCGCTGGCCCCTTGGGGCTCGCCCTTCTTCCGCCTGGTCGGCAAGTCCTCGGACGTCTTCGAGCAACTCCCGCCCGCGCTGCACCGCGCCCTGGTCCGCGAGTACGTCACCTCGGCCAGCAGCCCCGGCCTGCACCCCGCCGTCCTCGACCGGCTCGTCCAGCCCTGGCTCGGCGACGAGGGACAGGCCGCCTTCTACCGTCAGATCGCCCAGGCGGACCAGGCCCACACCGACGAGATCGAGGACCGGTACGGCGAGATCGCGATCCCGACGCTGATCTGCTGGGGCGAGGACGACACCTGGATCCCGGCCGCCAAGGGCCACGAACTCGCCGCCCGCGTCCCCGGCGCACGGCTCGAACTCATCCCCGGCGCCGGCCACCTCGTACAGGAAGACGCACCGGCGGAACTCACCGCGGCCCTGCGCGATTTCCTGGACTAG
- a CDS encoding LLM class flavin-dependent oxidoreductase, translating to MSLTFHWFLPTNGDSRHVVGGGHGTPATVSGRDRPPTVAYLSQIARAAEDLGFVGALTPTGAWCEDAWLTTAMVSQNTERLKFLVAFRPGFVSPTLAAQMASTFQRQSGGRLLLNVVTGGESHEQRAYGDFLDKDGRYRRTDEFLEVVRGLWDGKTVDLKGEHLRVEDAKLARLPDPVPEVYFGGSSPIAGEVAAKHVDVYLTWGEPPAQVAEKIAWVRGLAARHGRTLRFGIRLHVITRDTSEQAWAEANRLLDGFDPETVRSVQAGLARSESEGQQRMLALHGGGNRDGLEIHPNLWAGIGLVRGGAGTALVGSHDEVAERIKEYHALGIDEFVLSGYPHLEEAYWFGEGVLPRLAAQGLWHHPAGKEITSSAQVPFAS from the coding sequence GTGTCCCTCACCTTCCACTGGTTCCTGCCCACCAACGGCGACAGCCGGCACGTCGTCGGCGGCGGCCACGGCACCCCGGCCACCGTCTCCGGACGGGACCGGCCGCCGACGGTGGCCTACCTGAGCCAGATCGCGCGGGCCGCCGAGGACCTCGGCTTCGTCGGCGCGCTCACGCCGACCGGCGCCTGGTGCGAGGACGCGTGGCTGACGACCGCGATGGTCAGTCAGAACACCGAGCGCCTGAAGTTCCTCGTCGCCTTCCGCCCCGGCTTCGTCTCGCCCACGCTGGCCGCGCAGATGGCGTCCACCTTCCAGCGGCAGTCCGGCGGACGGCTGCTGCTCAACGTCGTCACCGGCGGCGAGAGCCACGAGCAGCGTGCCTACGGCGACTTCCTCGACAAGGACGGCCGCTACCGCCGTACCGACGAATTCCTGGAAGTCGTACGGGGGTTGTGGGACGGCAAGACGGTCGACCTGAAGGGCGAGCACCTCCGGGTCGAGGACGCGAAGCTGGCCCGCTTGCCCGACCCGGTCCCCGAGGTGTACTTCGGCGGCTCCTCACCCATCGCCGGCGAGGTCGCGGCGAAGCACGTGGACGTGTACCTCACCTGGGGCGAGCCGCCCGCGCAGGTCGCGGAGAAGATCGCGTGGGTGCGCGGGCTGGCGGCGCGGCACGGCCGGACCCTGCGCTTCGGCATCCGGCTGCACGTCATCACCCGCGACACCTCGGAACAGGCGTGGGCCGAGGCGAACCGGCTCCTCGACGGCTTCGACCCGGAGACCGTGAGGTCCGTCCAGGCCGGGCTCGCCCGCAGCGAGTCCGAGGGGCAGCAGCGCATGCTCGCCCTGCACGGCGGCGGCAACCGGGACGGCCTGGAGATCCACCCCAACCTCTGGGCCGGCATCGGCCTGGTGCGCGGCGGGGCGGGCACCGCCCTGGTCGGCAGCCACGACGAGGTCGCCGAGCGGATCAAGGAGTACCACGCCCTCGGCATCGACGAGTTCGTCCTCTCCGGCTACCCGCACCTGGAGGAGGCGTACTGGTTCGGTGAGGGAGTGCTCCCGCGCCTGGCCGCGCAGGGTTTGTGGCACCACCCGGCCGGGAAGGAGATCACCTCCTCGGCACAGGTGCCGTTCGCGAGCTGA
- a CDS encoding SfnB family sulfur acquisition oxidoreductase, translated as MTAHVIADDAEALAVAAALADEFRAGASARDTERRLPRAELDRLSTSGLLAVTVPADHGGADVGAPTLAEIFRLLATADGSLAQIPQSHFAYVNVIRRQGTEEQRKFFFAELLAGRRFGNAQSEAGTKHVQDIRTRLTPRPDGSYVLDGVKHYSTGALFADWIPVLARAEDDKLHVAYVPADAPGLTVVDDWDGLGQRTTASGTVRLAGVPVPADRVLPHHLTFEGPQLHGAVAQLLHAAIDAGIAGGALAEAAEFVRTKSRPWFESGVETAAEDPLLIQRFGELAVQVRAAEALVREAGRAVQAAQAELTDDSAAEASIAVAAAKVRAAQAAVEVGSALFEVAGTRSALNSLNLHRHWRDARTHTLHDPTRWKIQHIGRYVLNGTRPPRHGLL; from the coding sequence ATGACCGCCCATGTGATCGCCGACGACGCGGAGGCCCTCGCCGTCGCGGCGGCCCTGGCCGACGAGTTCCGCGCCGGAGCCTCCGCGCGGGACACCGAACGCAGGCTGCCCCGCGCGGAGTTGGACCGGCTCTCCACGTCCGGCCTGCTCGCCGTCACCGTCCCCGCCGACCACGGGGGCGCGGACGTCGGCGCACCCACCCTCGCCGAGATCTTCCGGCTGCTCGCCACCGCCGACGGGAGCCTCGCGCAGATCCCGCAGAGCCACTTCGCCTACGTCAACGTGATCCGCCGGCAGGGCACCGAGGAGCAGCGCAAGTTCTTCTTCGCCGAACTCCTCGCCGGCCGCCGCTTCGGCAACGCCCAGTCCGAGGCGGGCACCAAGCACGTCCAGGACATCCGCACCCGTCTGACCCCGCGGCCGGACGGCTCGTACGTCCTCGACGGCGTCAAGCACTACTCGACCGGCGCCCTGTTCGCCGACTGGATCCCGGTGCTGGCCCGAGCCGAGGACGACAAGCTCCACGTCGCGTACGTGCCGGCCGACGCGCCGGGGCTCACGGTGGTCGACGACTGGGACGGTCTGGGCCAGCGTACGACCGCCAGCGGCACCGTCCGCCTGGCGGGCGTGCCGGTCCCGGCCGACCGGGTCCTGCCCCATCACCTCACCTTCGAGGGTCCGCAACTCCACGGCGCCGTAGCGCAGTTGCTGCACGCGGCCATCGACGCCGGGATCGCCGGGGGAGCGCTGGCGGAGGCGGCGGAGTTCGTGCGGACGAAGAGCAGGCCGTGGTTCGAGAGCGGTGTGGAGACGGCCGCCGAGGACCCGCTGCTGATCCAGCGGTTCGGCGAACTCGCCGTCCAGGTGCGGGCGGCGGAAGCGCTGGTGCGTGAGGCGGGGCGCGCCGTGCAGGCGGCACAGGCCGAGCTCACCGACGACTCGGCGGCCGAGGCGTCCATCGCCGTGGCCGCCGCCAAGGTGCGGGCCGCGCAGGCCGCCGTGGAGGTGGGGAGCGCGCTGTTCGAGGTGGCCGGCACCCGCTCCGCCCTCAACTCCCTCAATCTCCACCGGCATTGGCGCGACGCCCGCACCCACACCCTGCACGACCCGACCCGCTGGAAGATCCAGCACATCGGCCGGTACGTGCTCAACGGCACCCGGCCACCCCGGCACGGACTGCTCTAG
- the ssuE gene encoding NADPH-dependent FMN reductase: protein MATVLSVSGSPSASSRTNRLLRHLDQRLVAQGHTVVPLDVRTIPAEALLGADFQHPAIVAATELFARADGVVVGTPVYKASYSGVLKALLDLLPQYALTGKTVLPLATGGTTAHVLAIDYALRPVLNSMGAAHIVQGWFTLDKDITPHEDGTLSVAATARDALTQVVDQFSAALGRTPVLAAAS from the coding sequence ATGGCCACCGTCCTGTCCGTCTCCGGCAGCCCGTCCGCCTCCTCCCGCACCAACCGCCTGCTGCGCCACCTGGACCAGCGCCTCGTCGCCCAGGGGCACACGGTCGTCCCGCTCGACGTGCGCACGATCCCCGCCGAGGCCCTCCTCGGCGCCGACTTCCAGCACCCGGCGATCGTCGCGGCCACCGAGCTGTTCGCCCGTGCCGACGGCGTCGTCGTCGGCACCCCGGTCTACAAGGCCTCGTACTCCGGAGTCCTGAAGGCCCTGCTCGACCTGCTGCCGCAGTACGCGCTGACCGGAAAGACGGTCCTGCCGCTCGCCACCGGCGGCACCACCGCCCACGTCCTGGCCATCGACTACGCCCTGCGCCCGGTCCTGAACTCCATGGGCGCCGCCCACATCGTGCAGGGCTGGTTCACCCTCGACAAGGACATCACCCCGCACGAGGACGGGACCCTGTCCGTCGCCGCGACCGCCCGCGACGCCCTCACCCAGGTCGTCGACCAGTTCTCGGCCGCCCTCGGCCGCACCCCGGTCCTGGCAGCGGCGAGCTGA
- a CDS encoding acyl-CoA dehydrogenase family protein: MSTATHTDWEHRPAPRTAQDWIARAAEVAAVLATDAAARDRAGATPYAEVQLLKDAGLVTLLGPTEHGGAGQDWQTAYRVVREVAKADGSIGQLLGYHYLWNWAARLVGTREQWEHVEAEAARNRWFFGGAVNPRDKDVIVTEDGDDLVFTGRKSFSTGSKVSDVTVLEGVLEGTDQHVFAIVPSDSEGLTFHDDWDNIGQRLTESGGVTLDGVRTPWSSAAGYVDKRFQPRTYNTLNVPTIQLVFVNFYLGIAGGALETAATYTRTKSRSWLHGGHERAVDEPYVIDIYGDLTAKLWAVEALADAVAAEGQKLHDDPDAVTERTRGDFEVRVAAVKARATDVALEVAGKIFEVTGARSTTTAEGLDRFWRNIRTHTLHDPVAYKRREVGRWVLEGELPEPTWYS; this comes from the coding sequence ATGAGCACCGCCACGCACACCGACTGGGAGCACCGGCCCGCTCCCCGGACCGCCCAGGACTGGATCGCCCGCGCCGCCGAGGTCGCCGCCGTCCTCGCCACCGACGCCGCCGCCCGCGACCGGGCCGGCGCCACCCCGTACGCCGAGGTCCAGCTGCTCAAGGACGCCGGTCTCGTCACCCTGCTCGGCCCCACGGAGCACGGCGGCGCGGGCCAGGACTGGCAGACCGCGTACCGGGTCGTCCGCGAGGTCGCCAAGGCCGACGGCTCCATCGGCCAGCTCCTCGGCTACCACTACCTGTGGAACTGGGCCGCCCGGTTGGTCGGCACCCGTGAGCAGTGGGAGCACGTCGAGGCCGAGGCCGCCCGCAACCGCTGGTTCTTCGGCGGCGCCGTCAACCCCCGCGACAAGGACGTGATCGTCACCGAGGACGGCGACGACCTCGTCTTCACCGGCCGCAAGTCCTTCTCCACCGGCAGCAAGGTCTCCGACGTCACCGTCCTGGAAGGCGTCCTCGAAGGCACCGACCAGCACGTCTTCGCGATCGTGCCCTCCGACAGCGAGGGCCTGACCTTCCACGACGACTGGGACAACATCGGCCAACGGCTGACCGAGAGCGGCGGCGTCACCCTCGACGGGGTGCGTACGCCGTGGTCGTCGGCGGCCGGCTACGTCGACAAGCGGTTCCAGCCGCGCACGTACAACACCCTCAACGTGCCCACCATCCAGCTGGTCTTCGTCAACTTCTACCTCGGGATCGCGGGCGGCGCCCTGGAGACGGCCGCCACTTACACCCGCACCAAGTCCCGCTCCTGGCTGCACGGCGGACACGAGCGGGCGGTCGACGAGCCGTACGTCATCGACATCTACGGCGACCTCACCGCCAAGCTGTGGGCCGTCGAGGCGCTCGCCGACGCCGTCGCCGCCGAGGGACAGAAGCTGCACGACGACCCCGACGCGGTCACCGAGCGGACCCGTGGCGACTTCGAGGTACGGGTGGCGGCCGTGAAGGCCCGCGCCACCGACGTCGCCCTGGAGGTCGCCGGCAAGATCTTCGAGGTGACGGGCGCCCGGTCCACGACCACCGCCGAGGGCCTCGACCGGTTCTGGCGCAACATCCGCACCCACACCCTCCACGACCCCGTCGCCTACAAGCGGCGCGAGGTCGGCCGCTGGGTCCTCGAGGGCGAACTGCCCGAACCCACCTGGTACTCCTGA
- the sfnG gene encoding dimethylsulfone monooxygenase SfnG, which produces MPAEPVKFAYWVPNVSGGLVTSRIEQRTDWGYDYNRELAVLAENNGFDYALSQVRYMASYGAEFQHESTSFSLALLLATERLKVIAAVHPGLWHPGVLAKLGATADHLSNGRFAVNVVSGWFKGEFTALGEPWLEHDERYRRSEEFIRALRQIWTEDHTELAGDFYRLRDFSLKPKPLNTPERPHPEIFQGGNSTAARQMAGRVSDWYFSNGKDFDGVVEQITDVRKSAAEVGRTAPKFGLNGFLIARDTEAEARDTLREIVAKADTEAVEGFGAAVKQAGQSTADKKGMWQDSSFEDLVQYNDGFRTGLIGTPEQIAERIVAYKKLGVDLLLLGFLHYHEEVEYFGRRVLPLVRELEAQLPESVPAQV; this is translated from the coding sequence ATGCCCGCAGAGCCCGTCAAATTCGCCTACTGGGTCCCCAACGTCAGCGGGGGACTCGTCACCAGCAGGATCGAGCAGCGCACCGACTGGGGTTACGACTACAACCGCGAACTCGCCGTCCTCGCCGAGAACAACGGCTTCGACTACGCGCTCAGCCAGGTCCGCTACATGGCCAGCTACGGCGCCGAGTTCCAGCACGAGTCGACCAGCTTCAGTCTCGCCCTCCTCCTCGCCACCGAACGCCTGAAGGTCATCGCCGCCGTCCACCCCGGCCTGTGGCACCCCGGCGTCCTCGCCAAACTCGGCGCCACCGCCGACCACCTGTCCAACGGCCGGTTCGCGGTCAACGTCGTGTCGGGCTGGTTCAAGGGCGAGTTCACCGCCCTCGGTGAGCCCTGGCTGGAGCACGACGAGCGCTACCGCCGCTCCGAGGAGTTCATCCGCGCCCTGCGCCAGATCTGGACCGAGGACCACACCGAACTCGCCGGTGACTTCTACCGGTTGCGTGACTTCTCCCTCAAGCCCAAGCCCCTCAACACCCCCGAACGGCCGCACCCGGAGATCTTCCAGGGCGGCAACTCCACCGCCGCACGCCAGATGGCCGGGCGGGTCTCCGACTGGTACTTCTCCAACGGCAAGGACTTCGACGGGGTCGTCGAGCAGATCACCGACGTCCGCAAGTCGGCCGCCGAAGTGGGGCGTACGGCACCGAAGTTCGGCCTCAACGGCTTCCTCATCGCCCGTGACACCGAGGCCGAGGCCCGCGACACCCTGCGCGAGATCGTCGCCAAGGCCGACACCGAGGCCGTCGAGGGCTTCGGCGCGGCCGTGAAGCAGGCGGGCCAGTCCACCGCCGACAAGAAGGGCATGTGGCAGGACTCCTCCTTCGAGGACCTCGTCCAGTACAACGACGGCTTCCGCACCGGCCTCATCGGCACCCCGGAGCAGATCGCCGAGCGGATCGTCGCCTACAAGAAGCTCGGCGTCGACCTGCTCCTGCTCGGCTTCCTGCACTACCACGAGGAGGTCGAGTACTTCGGCCGCCGCGTCCTGCCGCTGGTGCGCGAACTGGAGGCCCAGCTCCCCGAGTCCGTCCCCGCCCAGGTCTGA
- a CDS encoding putative leader peptide, with translation MKMRLDLTRRRHVDLARVSSASCCPAA, from the coding sequence ATGAAGATGCGACTGGACCTCACGCGGCGACGCCATGTCGACCTCGCACGCGTCTCCAGCGCCTCCTGTTGCCCCGCGGCCTGA
- a CDS encoding LysR family transcriptional regulator — MRTEQLEYIAAVTRLGSLRRAAEELRLSQPALSETVRNLERELGVDLLERKRSGATMSAEGRELLPHIVNVLDAVDRLRAAAGEQHRISRMVRVGTVNAATVPLLIPAVRDFRACHPHTQVEVVGAQQTEIHRALAEGGLDLGLVNHLDGDDVPAGIESTELLRGRPVVCLRPDHPLAARTVVTVDDLLAEPLIAMRTGYVMHRYVHRLLRGRGPSFSYSTDGAEMGKLMVAEGLGATVLPDFSVVGDPLERQGTITWRPIAGDTTRVLLMLQRRRAESVPRAAQDLHEVFVRRARRAAGSGRDDADR, encoded by the coding sequence ATGCGCACCGAACAGCTCGAATACATCGCCGCGGTGACCCGGCTCGGTTCCCTGCGCCGGGCCGCCGAGGAACTGCGCCTTTCCCAGCCCGCGTTGAGCGAGACCGTGCGGAATCTGGAACGCGAGCTCGGCGTGGACCTCCTGGAGCGCAAACGCTCGGGCGCGACGATGAGCGCGGAAGGGCGGGAGCTGCTGCCGCACATCGTCAACGTGCTGGACGCGGTGGACCGGTTGCGGGCGGCGGCGGGTGAGCAGCACCGCATCAGCCGGATGGTGCGGGTGGGCACGGTGAACGCGGCGACCGTGCCGCTGCTCATCCCCGCCGTGCGCGACTTCCGCGCCTGCCATCCGCACACCCAGGTCGAGGTGGTCGGCGCGCAGCAGACCGAGATCCACCGGGCGCTGGCCGAGGGCGGTCTCGATCTCGGCCTGGTCAACCACCTGGACGGCGACGACGTCCCGGCGGGCATCGAGTCCACGGAGCTGCTGCGCGGTCGGCCGGTGGTGTGTCTGCGGCCCGACCATCCGCTGGCCGCGCGCACGGTGGTGACCGTGGACGATCTGCTGGCCGAGCCGCTGATCGCGATGCGGACCGGATATGTCATGCACCGCTATGTGCACCGCCTGCTGCGCGGTCGCGGCCCGTCCTTCTCCTACTCCACCGACGGCGCCGAGATGGGCAAGCTGATGGTGGCCGAGGGGCTCGGGGCGACGGTGCTGCCGGACTTCAGTGTGGTGGGCGACCCGCTGGAGCGGCAGGGCACGATCACCTGGCGGCCGATCGCCGGTGACACGACACGGGTGCTGCTGATGCTCCAGCGGCGCCGGGCCGAGTCCGTGCCGCGAGCGGCTCAGGACCTGCACGAGGTGTTCGTGCGCCGGGCCCGGCGAGCGGCGGGGTCCGGTCGGGACGACGCTGACCGGTGA
- a CDS encoding SDR family oxidoreductase, with the protein MNDEHTGAPPRCLVTGATGYIGGRLVPELLAAGYRVRCLARSPGKLRDQPWSGDVEVVRGDVLDADAVAGALRGTDVAYYLVHALGTGDTFEETDRRAARIFGEQARAAGVRRIVYLGGLTPADVPERELSPHLRSRAEVGRILLSCGVPTTVLRAAVVIGSGSASFEMLRHLTERLPVMVTPSWVRTRIQPVAVRDVLRVLVGSARMPSDVSRAFDIGGPDVLTYREMMIRYAAVAELPRRLIVSVPMLSPGLSSHWVGLVTPVPASIARPLTESLRHEVVCQEHDIARYVADPPGHPIGFDEAVRLALRRVRDAQVATRWSSASVPGAPSDPLPTDPDWAGGSLYTDVREIDVDAPPAALWRVIEGIGGENGWYSFPLAWALRGRLDRLVGGVGLRRGRRDAARLRVGDSLDFWRVEEVEPGRLLRLRAEMRLPGPAWLEMYARTDDSGRTRYRQRALFHPRGLLGHLYWWSVSPFHALVFGGMARNIARAAARASAEPAHRPAPTRR; encoded by the coding sequence ATGAACGACGAACACACCGGAGCGCCGCCGCGCTGTCTGGTGACCGGCGCGACGGGCTACATCGGCGGCCGGCTCGTGCCCGAGCTGCTGGCCGCCGGGTACCGGGTGCGCTGCCTGGCCAGGTCCCCCGGCAAACTCCGCGACCAGCCGTGGTCGGGTGACGTGGAGGTCGTACGCGGGGACGTGCTGGACGCCGACGCGGTCGCCGGAGCGCTGCGCGGCACCGACGTCGCCTACTACCTGGTGCACGCGCTGGGCACCGGCGACACCTTCGAGGAGACCGACCGACGGGCCGCCCGGATCTTCGGCGAGCAGGCCCGTGCCGCGGGCGTGCGTCGCATCGTCTACCTGGGCGGGCTCACCCCCGCGGACGTGCCCGAGCGGGAACTGTCGCCGCATCTGCGGTCCCGGGCCGAGGTGGGCCGCATCCTGTTGTCCTGCGGGGTGCCCACCACCGTGCTGCGGGCCGCGGTCGTCATCGGCTCGGGCTCGGCCTCCTTCGAGATGCTGCGCCACCTCACCGAACGCCTGCCGGTGATGGTGACCCCGAGCTGGGTGCGCACCCGCATCCAGCCGGTGGCGGTGCGCGATGTGCTGCGGGTCCTGGTGGGCAGCGCCCGGATGCCGTCCGACGTGAGCCGCGCCTTCGACATCGGCGGGCCGGACGTGCTGACGTACCGGGAGATGATGATCAGGTACGCGGCGGTCGCGGAGCTTCCGCGCCGGCTCATCGTGTCCGTGCCGATGCTCAGCCCCGGCCTGTCCAGTCACTGGGTCGGTCTGGTGACGCCCGTGCCGGCGTCCATCGCGCGTCCGCTGACGGAGTCCCTGCGGCACGAGGTCGTCTGCCAGGAGCACGACATCGCCCGGTACGTGGCGGATCCGCCGGGCCACCCGATCGGCTTCGACGAAGCCGTCCGGCTGGCCCTGCGCCGGGTCCGCGACGCGCAGGTGGCGACCCGCTGGTCCTCGGCGTCCGTTCCGGGCGCCCCCAGCGACCCGCTGCCCACCGACCCCGACTGGGCGGGCGGCAGCCTCTACACCGACGTACGGGAGATCGACGTCGACGCCCCGCCCGCCGCCCTGTGGCGGGTCATCGAGGGGATCGGCGGGGAGAACGGCTGGTACTCCTTCCCGCTCGCCTGGGCGCTGCGCGGCCGGCTGGACCGTCTCGTCGGCGGGGTCGGGCTGCGTCGGGGGCGGCGGGACGCGGCCCGGCTCCGGGTCGGCGACTCGCTGGACTTCTGGCGGGTCGAGGAGGTCGAACCGGGGCGGCTGCTGCGGCTGCGCGCCGAGATGCGACTGCCGGGTCCGGCCTGGCTGGAGATGTACGCCCGGACCGACGACAGCGGCCGCACCCGCTACCGCCAGCGCGCCCTGTTCCACCCCCGCGGCCTGCTCGGACACCTCTACTGGTGGAGCGTCTCCCCGTTCCACGCCCTCGTCTTCGGCGGCATGGCCCGCAACATCGCCCGCGCCGCGGCCCGGGCGTCGGCCGAACCCGCGCACCGCCCCGCCCCCACCCGCCGCTGA
- a CDS encoding cryptochrome/photolyase family protein, whose product MHVSIVLFTSDLRLHDHPPLRAAHEARQVVPLFVRDRGVTDAGFAAPNRLAFLADCLRDLDAGLRERGGRLVVRSGDVVEEVCRVATETDADEVHMAADFSAYAQRREQRLRRALEADGRRLHVHDTVTSAVAPGALAPAASDHFAVFTPYFRHWSGVRLREPMAAPRTIRVPDGVGSEDPPSRAGLSGVSAGLAAGGEAAGRARMTSWLRDGVGAYEDRHDDLAGDATSRFSPHLHFGTLSPVELAHRARKSGGPGAEAFVRQLAWRDFHRQVLAARPAAALTDYRTKHDRWRSGRRAGEDIEAWKEGRTGYPVVDAAMRQLRHEGWMHNRGRLLTASFLTKTLYVDWREGARYFLELLVDGDIANNQLNWQWMAGTGTDSRPNRVLNPVTQAKRYDPEGAYVRRWVPELAELDAPSVHEPWKLRGLDRAALGDYPDPIVDLSDGLARFKRSRGLD is encoded by the coding sequence ATGCACGTCTCGATCGTCCTGTTCACCTCGGACCTCCGCCTCCACGACCACCCGCCGCTGCGGGCCGCGCACGAGGCGCGTCAGGTGGTGCCGCTGTTCGTGCGCGACCGGGGTGTGACGGACGCCGGGTTCGCCGCCCCGAACCGGCTGGCCTTCCTCGCCGACTGTCTGCGGGACCTCGACGCGGGCCTGCGCGAGCGGGGCGGCCGCCTGGTGGTCCGCAGCGGTGACGTCGTCGAGGAGGTCTGCAGGGTGGCCACGGAGACGGACGCCGACGAGGTGCACATGGCGGCCGACTTCAGCGCCTACGCGCAGCGACGTGAACAGCGGCTCCGGCGGGCCCTGGAGGCGGACGGCCGCCGCCTGCACGTCCACGACACGGTGACCTCGGCGGTCGCCCCGGGCGCGCTGGCCCCGGCCGCCTCCGACCACTTCGCCGTCTTCACCCCGTACTTCCGGCACTGGAGCGGCGTACGGCTGCGGGAGCCGATGGCCGCGCCGCGCACGATCCGGGTCCCGGACGGGGTCGGCTCGGAGGATCCGCCCTCGCGCGCCGGGCTGTCGGGGGTCTCGGCGGGCCTGGCCGCCGGCGGTGAGGCGGCGGGCCGGGCGCGGATGACGTCCTGGCTGCGCGACGGCGTCGGCGCGTACGAGGACCGCCACGACGACCTGGCCGGCGACGCCACCTCCCGCTTCTCACCGCATCTGCACTTCGGCACGCTCTCCCCGGTCGAACTGGCCCACCGGGCGCGCAAGTCCGGCGGACCGGGCGCCGAGGCCTTCGTACGGCAGCTCGCCTGGCGGGACTTCCACCGGCAGGTGCTCGCCGCCCGCCCGGCCGCCGCCCTCACCGACTACCGCACGAAGCACGACCGTTGGCGGTCCGGACGTAGGGCCGGCGAGGACATCGAGGCCTGGAAGGAGGGGCGCACCGGCTACCCGGTGGTCGACGCGGCGATGCGCCAGCTGCGTCACGAGGGCTGGATGCACAACCGCGGCCGCCTCCTGACCGCGAGCTTCCTCACCAAGACGCTGTACGTCGACTGGCGCGAGGGCGCCCGGTACTTCCTGGAGCTCCTGGTCGACGGCGACATCGCCAACAACCAGCTCAACTGGCAGTGGATGGCGGGCACCGGCACCGACTCGCGACCGAACCGGGTCCTCAACCCGGTCACGCAGGCCAAGCGGTACGACCCCGAGGGCGCGTACGTACGGCGCTGGGTGCCCGAACTGGCGGAGCTGGACGCCCCGTCGGTGCACGAGCCGTGGAAGCTGCGCGGCCTGGACCGGGCCGCCCTCGGTGACTACCCGGACCCGATCGTCGACCTCTCCGACGGTCTCGCCCGCTTCAAGCGGTCCCGCGGACTCGACTGA